In Sphingobacterium thalpophilum, a genomic segment contains:
- a CDS encoding DUF5712 family protein yields MYINITDSETGNNKGSCGDLVAYLEKENRLADNKKQEHWFNGERNDIRPHEVRIGIDGNIAKLGREDSKFFLLNISPSRKEIDFLLTTYGEDGAKEKLKEYARNFKRPGIENNKDLLWFAKLENYRYYSHKDKEVKNGTKKEGQRKEGPQMHVQVIVSRKDITNRIKLSPQNKSRGRNVEHSKKLGQFDQMAFKQCGESVFDRMFGFDRKLKETLQYANIMKNGNAEQKARLHTFDRLLERGAIPKMEEGWTDRILANPAQDSSTILRDILSSFATNGLGLLDILLDPVQEFSGQSTVTDEEERKRKRKKKKRGQRR; encoded by the coding sequence ATGTATATCAATATCACGGATTCCGAAACAGGAAACAATAAAGGAAGTTGTGGCGATCTTGTCGCCTATCTGGAAAAAGAAAACCGCCTTGCCGATAATAAAAAACAGGAGCACTGGTTCAATGGCGAACGGAACGATATTAGACCCCATGAGGTGCGCATCGGGATTGATGGCAATATTGCCAAACTGGGCAGGGAGGACAGTAAATTCTTCCTGCTCAATATCAGTCCCAGCAGAAAGGAGATCGATTTCCTGCTCACTACTTATGGCGAGGATGGGGCAAAAGAAAAATTAAAGGAATATGCCCGAAATTTTAAACGCCCGGGAATAGAAAACAACAAGGATCTGTTATGGTTCGCCAAACTTGAAAACTACCGGTACTATAGCCATAAAGATAAAGAGGTCAAAAATGGCACGAAAAAAGAAGGCCAGCGCAAGGAAGGTCCACAGATGCACGTTCAGGTCATTGTCAGTCGAAAGGACATTACTAACCGTATCAAACTGAGCCCGCAGAACAAATCACGGGGCAGGAATGTGGAGCATTCCAAAAAGCTCGGGCAGTTTGACCAGATGGCCTTTAAGCAGTGCGGGGAATCTGTATTTGATAGGATGTTCGGTTTTGACCGAAAACTGAAAGAAACTTTGCAGTATGCGAATATCATGAAGAATGGCAATGCGGAACAGAAAGCACGGCTTCATACCTTTGACAGGCTTCTGGAAAGAGGGGCTATTCCAAAAATGGAAGAAGGCTGGACAGATCGGATACTTGCTAACCCCGCTCAGGACAGCTCTACCATACTGCGGGATATATTATCTTCCTTTGCCACAAATGGACTTGGACTCCTGGATATCCTTCTTGATCCCGTTCAGGAGTTTAGCGGTCAGAGTACGGTCACTGATGAGGAAGAAAGAAAGAGGAAGCGCAAAAAGAAAAAACGGGGACAGCGAAGGTAA
- a CDS encoding RagB/SusD family nutrient uptake outer membrane protein: protein MKDLRNYLIFCLAIILTGCGKDFLDAKKTSNQVVPKTVKDYLAILSRDNMYYTSSDLAYLGADEYYVKNSADLVAGSRYTPFHQYAYTWQDNPYGTQRNIKDWDLAYERIMYANLALDVESAPSGQGEIADRDRARVAARFHRAWNFYQLAQLFCRPYNEQTADKDPGLPLRLDYDVSVRYDRSSLKEVYDQIINDLTEAENIPIMDDTNPYMPGTTAVQALLAKVYLGQGKFDMALRYADIVLKKKNTLVDYNKLTGSVTDIYGSYFEPYGKNNPAIIFYSAAAVGGIIMPTMQNIDTLFTESIQQEDLRGKIYFFTRPSGTKVYTGSYCGYGGNEFFTGLSVEEMLLIRAECAARAGSEQIALDEINLLRRNRFSNSAYRNLGLAEISDLLGYIFYERRKELFMRGRRWEDARRLNLEGKYPVTFSRILDGVKYTLAPNEKKWVWPIPQSEIDASGILQNER, encoded by the coding sequence ATGAAAGATTTAAGAAACTATTTGATTTTTTGCCTTGCCATTATTTTGACAGGTTGTGGCAAAGATTTTCTGGATGCAAAGAAGACATCCAATCAGGTTGTGCCAAAGACCGTCAAAGATTATCTGGCGATCCTGAGCCGGGATAACATGTATTATACTTCAAGCGATCTGGCTTACCTTGGAGCGGACGAATATTACGTCAAAAATTCCGCAGATCTTGTTGCGGGCTCACGGTACACACCATTCCACCAGTATGCTTATACCTGGCAGGACAACCCCTATGGCACCCAGAGAAATATCAAGGACTGGGATTTAGCGTATGAAAGGATCATGTACGCCAATCTCGCCCTGGATGTTGAATCTGCCCCATCCGGTCAGGGTGAGATCGCTGACAGGGACAGGGCAAGGGTGGCCGCCCGTTTTCACCGCGCATGGAATTTTTACCAGCTCGCGCAGCTGTTCTGCAGGCCATATAATGAACAGACTGCCGACAAAGATCCAGGTTTACCCCTACGGCTGGATTATGATGTTTCAGTCAGATATGACCGGTCATCATTGAAAGAGGTTTACGACCAGATAATAAACGATCTGACGGAGGCAGAAAATATACCAATAATGGACGACACTAACCCCTATATGCCGGGCACCACAGCTGTGCAGGCTCTTTTGGCGAAGGTCTATCTTGGGCAGGGAAAGTTTGATATGGCACTCCGGTATGCAGATATCGTGCTCAAAAAAAAGAATACGCTTGTAGATTACAATAAGCTGACGGGATCAGTCACTGATATTTATGGAAGCTATTTTGAGCCTTATGGAAAAAATAATCCCGCTATTATTTTTTATTCAGCAGCTGCCGTTGGGGGAATCATAATGCCTACAATGCAAAATATAGACACTCTTTTCACCGAATCTATTCAGCAGGAGGATCTCAGGGGGAAAATATATTTTTTTACAAGGCCATCAGGAACAAAAGTTTATACCGGTTCATATTGTGGTTACGGAGGAAATGAGTTCTTCACAGGCCTGAGTGTTGAAGAAATGTTATTGATCCGTGCAGAATGCGCTGCACGCGCCGGATCGGAACAAATTGCATTGGATGAAATCAACCTTTTACGAAGGAATAGATTTAGTAATAGTGCATATAGAAACCTTGGTCTTGCGGAGATTAGTGACCTTTTGGGATATATATTTTATGAAAGGAGAAAAGAACTTTTCATGCGGGGAAGACGATGGGAGGATGCGCGAAGGCTCAACCTTGAAGGGAAATATCCGGTCACTTTTTCCAGAATACTGGATGGGGTAAAATATACACTTGCTCCAAATGAAAAAAAATGGGTCTGGCCTATTCCACAGTCGGAAATTGATGCCAGTGGCATCCTGCAGAACGAAAGATAG
- a CDS encoding redoxin family protein — protein MITLILLILKDILKTHLYRGNNLLKMFTTIFVSMFSLCSAQSVKTRADARQTTTKITRETIPYFVTTTDKDDIRGQILHFNPDANLGKYPLFEYNVKMDRISPLKIGQKVPDDIMDLPIRIAGDRYGRDSVTLRKLSADRMLVLDFWATWCAPCLASMDKWKELQPKYGDHVQSVGLMLDYDYKAELTTRKRNWTSPQLIGPEVYLLNAYFCGTPVTGPSVWIKNGTLVGITDATTNIEPILEKMIAGEITSIPQKYMWKSPF, from the coding sequence ATGATCACACTCATATTATTAATACTAAAAGATATTCTAAAAACACACCTTTACAGGGGAAACAACCTGTTAAAGATGTTCACCACAATTTTCGTTTCTATGTTTAGTTTATGCTCAGCACAGTCCGTGAAAACACGGGCTGATGCCAGGCAGACTACCACGAAGATAACACGGGAGACTATCCCTTATTTCGTTACGACCACTGATAAGGATGATATCCGGGGGCAGATATTACATTTTAACCCCGATGCCAATCTGGGCAAATACCCATTGTTTGAATATAATGTGAAGATGGACCGGATATCTCCGCTTAAAATAGGACAAAAGGTACCGGATGATATTATGGATCTACCTATACGCATAGCTGGCGATAGATACGGAAGAGACAGTGTCACGCTAAGGAAACTTTCTGCAGACAGGATGCTCGTATTGGACTTTTGGGCAACCTGGTGTGCACCCTGCCTGGCTTCGATGGATAAATGGAAAGAGCTTCAGCCAAAGTATGGCGATCATGTTCAGTCTGTCGGTCTCATGCTCGACTATGATTATAAAGCGGAACTCACTACCAGAAAAAGGAACTGGACTTCGCCACAGCTTATAGGCCCCGAGGTATACCTGCTAAATGCCTATTTCTGCGGCACACCGGTTACAGGCCCCTCGGTATGGATAAAAAACGGAACCTTGGTCGGTATCACTGATGCAACAACCAATATCGAGCCTATTCTCGAAAAAATGATCGCTGGTGAAATTACTTCCATTCCCCAGAAGTATATGTGGAAATCACCATTTTAA
- a CDS encoding SusC/RagA family TonB-linked outer membrane protein, whose product MKEYFIITILFILSILTADAQISGYVRDENSAALHGATLTLKRSGISAKTGKNGFFSFGKMELPDSLSVSFMGYSTRRMAVTSANGNLTIMLQKNSHTIEEVQVVNTGFYSVPKERATGSFTVVDNKLLNRSVGGNILQRLDGVTSGVQFVTPNGTKASDIRVRGLATIQSDASPLIVVDNFPYDGDISSINPNDIDNITILKDGAAASIWGARAGNGVIVITTKKGQYGQKDQLSINSNVTIGQKPDLMYSRNRLPSETVMAIEKEKYEKGGYYLENAQQTAFPAYVEMLIARDKGTLSPEEFARQEAILKNTEVRQEAMKYLYQPAVYQQYALNARGGGESFTYYASGGYDKNRSSEVGAFNDRINLNLQNTFRPFPQLELSTALWYSRQTNQNNQITLDDLRGNATNIGLSPYTRLMYENGNPASVIKEYRQPYVNQAGANGLLDWEYRPLEERGLMDRRGNGDELRANLGLRYNFFRHFNINATYQYIRGSSSSTAEYDKDSYYARNIVNRFTQADGTRIIPYGGVFRELPSNFSRSHSARAQLDYSQKFSEEHEITTLAGAEIREMIQLTDPGYTLYNYDPDLMIGDNNYNYTENYRTRPSGRSRLLAPPSAKQQLTDRYLSYFGNASYTYKTRYILSGSLRWDGSNLFGVKTNQKGTPLWSVGASWELTKESWFKLPAMDYLRLRATYGVAGNVNKNVSSLPTIEHAATNENTGRPQAIVRSIGNPSLRWEQVKTFNLGLDIRLLNNRISVSADYYVKNANDLIGASVLPPSTGIYPESFAENSNLVNYANLKTQGMDLQLSSRNIRGAFNWNSALLFNIVHNQVTRYAADNNIGLYNYLLSPSFPVVGKSKDILYALPKYSLDPADGTVLMFIDGQRTRNGVEYYNSLSPGDLIGTGITVPTTYGSLRNEIRWKNLSLSFLISWKMGHVFRRSTTVPDGEYRLQYHMDYLKRWQNPGDEHWTEIPATSQNPSDNMYSMFEQYENFVTSGSHLRFQDLSFSYDFPASMLPKSVFKNVQFYAYARNLGIIWKANRYGLDPDYPNAEYVAPKSFAFGLRLDF is encoded by the coding sequence ATGAAAGAGTATTTTATTATTACTATCCTATTTATACTGTCCATCCTAACTGCAGATGCCCAGATTTCGGGCTACGTAAGGGATGAGAACAGTGCTGCCCTGCACGGTGCCACACTGACACTAAAGAGGTCAGGTATTTCGGCAAAGACAGGCAAAAACGGCTTCTTTTCTTTTGGTAAAATGGAGCTACCGGACAGCCTGTCGGTCAGCTTTATGGGGTACAGCACTAGGAGAATGGCGGTTACTTCAGCCAATGGTAACCTCACTATTATGCTACAGAAAAACAGCCATACCATTGAAGAGGTGCAGGTTGTCAATACCGGGTTCTACAGTGTTCCAAAAGAAAGGGCTACGGGATCTTTTACTGTCGTTGACAATAAACTGCTGAACCGTTCGGTGGGTGGAAATATCCTACAGCGACTCGACGGCGTGACCTCCGGAGTTCAGTTTGTCACACCAAATGGCACCAAAGCATCCGACATCCGGGTAAGGGGACTGGCGACCATACAGTCCGATGCGAGCCCGCTCATTGTTGTCGACAACTTTCCCTATGACGGAGATATCAGCTCCATAAATCCGAATGATATTGATAACATCACGATCCTGAAAGACGGTGCAGCCGCTTCGATATGGGGAGCACGTGCGGGAAATGGTGTGATCGTGATCACGACAAAAAAAGGACAATATGGACAGAAAGACCAGCTTTCCATCAATAGCAATGTGACTATTGGCCAAAAACCCGACCTGATGTACAGCCGGAACCGTCTACCATCTGAAACTGTCATGGCGATTGAAAAAGAGAAATACGAAAAAGGCGGGTATTATCTGGAAAATGCACAGCAGACTGCTTTTCCTGCGTATGTGGAAATGCTGATCGCGCGGGATAAGGGAACGCTAAGCCCTGAAGAATTTGCCCGGCAGGAAGCCATTTTAAAAAATACGGAAGTTCGCCAAGAAGCGATGAAGTATCTTTACCAGCCCGCCGTATACCAGCAGTATGCGCTTAATGCACGTGGGGGCGGTGAAAGTTTTACTTATTATGCTTCGGGAGGATATGACAAAAACCGCTCCAGCGAAGTCGGAGCCTTCAATGACCGGATAAATCTCAACCTACAAAATACATTCAGGCCATTTCCCCAGCTGGAACTGTCCACGGCGCTTTGGTACAGCAGACAGACAAATCAGAATAACCAGATCACATTGGACGATCTCAGGGGGAATGCCACCAATATAGGTCTTTCTCCTTACACAAGACTAATGTATGAAAACGGAAATCCTGCATCTGTCATAAAAGAGTACAGACAGCCTTATGTGAACCAGGCAGGGGCTAATGGCTTACTGGACTGGGAGTATCGTCCGCTTGAGGAACGGGGGCTTATGGACAGGCGGGGAAACGGTGACGAGCTCAGGGCCAACCTTGGGCTGAGGTATAATTTTTTCAGGCATTTCAACATCAACGCTACCTATCAATATATCAGGGGCAGCTCATCCAGCACGGCCGAGTATGATAAAGATAGCTATTACGCGCGCAATATCGTCAACCGCTTCACACAGGCCGATGGCACACGGATTATCCCCTATGGCGGAGTATTCCGCGAGCTGCCGTCCAATTTTTCGCGGAGCCATTCTGCACGCGCACAGCTGGACTACTCACAGAAATTTAGCGAAGAACATGAGATAACGACACTGGCAGGTGCTGAGATCAGGGAAATGATACAGCTTACCGACCCGGGCTATACGCTCTACAATTATGATCCCGATCTGATGATCGGGGACAACAATTACAACTATACCGAGAACTATAGGACACGCCCCAGTGGAAGATCAAGACTCCTTGCCCCTCCGTCTGCAAAACAGCAGCTTACCGACCGTTACCTGTCCTATTTTGGAAATGCAAGCTACACCTATAAAACCAGATATATTCTCTCCGGTTCACTCCGATGGGATGGATCAAATCTGTTCGGTGTGAAAACCAACCAAAAAGGAACGCCATTATGGTCAGTAGGAGCAAGCTGGGAACTTACCAAAGAATCCTGGTTCAAATTGCCTGCCATGGATTATCTGCGCTTGAGGGCAACTTATGGAGTCGCAGGAAATGTAAACAAAAATGTAAGTTCCCTTCCAACTATCGAACATGCTGCGACCAATGAAAACACCGGGCGTCCACAGGCGATTGTGCGAAGTATCGGAAATCCATCCCTGCGCTGGGAACAGGTAAAAACATTTAACCTGGGTCTGGATATCCGATTGCTCAATAATCGTATTTCGGTAAGCGCCGATTATTACGTAAAAAATGCAAATGACCTGATCGGAGCCAGCGTACTTCCACCCAGTACCGGAATTTATCCGGAAAGCTTTGCTGAAAACTCGAATCTTGTCAACTATGCGAACCTGAAAACACAAGGAATGGATTTACAGCTCAGCAGCCGAAATATCCGTGGGGCTTTTAACTGGAACAGTGCGCTTCTTTTCAACATTGTCCATAATCAAGTCACCCGATATGCCGCAGATAATAATATCGGATTATACAATTATCTGCTTTCACCTTCTTTTCCTGTTGTGGGAAAAAGCAAGGATATTTTATATGCGTTACCTAAATACTCGCTCGATCCCGCTGATGGCACAGTGCTGATGTTCATTGATGGTCAGCGTACCAGGAACGGAGTGGAATATTATAACAGTCTTTCGCCGGGTGATCTCATCGGCACAGGGATCACCGTTCCGACCACTTACGGTTCCTTACGGAATGAGATCAGATGGAAGAATTTGAGTCTGTCTTTCCTTATTTCATGGAAAATGGGGCATGTATTCAGGCGCTCGACAACTGTTCCCGATGGAGAATATAGGCTGCAGTATCATATGGACTATCTAAAACGATGGCAAAATCCGGGGGACGAACACTGGACAGAGATCCCGGCAACATCCCAGAACCCTTCGGACAATATGTACAGCATGTTTGAGCAGTATGAAAATTTTGTGACCAGCGGTAGCCATCTGCGGTTTCAAGATCTAAGCTTTTCCTATGATTTCCCTGCATCTATGTTACCGAAATCGGTGTTTAAGAATGTACAGTTCTATGCATATGCAAGGAACCTGGGGATAATCTGGAAAGCTAACCGATATGGTTTAGACCCAGATTATCCTAATGCAGAGTATGTTGCGCCAAAAAGTTTTGCTTTTGGCCTGAGGTTGGACTTTTGA